A portion of the Rhodospirillales bacterium genome contains these proteins:
- a CDS encoding sugar ABC transporter permease → MSDNAMDRIAKATPPHLARQIRGLSDRTTAWLFVAPTIALLLAINIFPLVWTIQLSFTNYRANRPNAEVDWIGLRNYERILTDSDIWLTMQATAHFLIWTIILQVLIGFTLAWLINRKFRGNDLWTTIIVLPMMLSPAVVGNFWTFLYQPQIGLFNYVVAFFTGGDPTSFSMIGDVGLAPWAIVIVDTWMWTPFVMLICLAGLRSIPDYIYEAAECDRASKWRQFWTITVPMVLPFLMLAVLFRGIENFKMFDLVVQLTGGGPGSVTELTSINLKREAFEKWRTGYSSAYAIILFVTVFGLASIYVKALNKVKDR, encoded by the coding sequence ATGTCCGACAACGCGATGGATCGTATCGCCAAGGCGACGCCGCCGCATCTGGCGAGGCAGATCAGGGGGTTATCCGACCGCACGACCGCCTGGCTCTTCGTAGCCCCGACGATCGCCCTGCTTCTCGCGATCAACATCTTTCCGCTGGTCTGGACGATCCAGCTCAGCTTTACCAATTACCGCGCCAACAGGCCCAACGCCGAGGTCGACTGGATCGGGCTTCGCAACTACGAGCGGATCCTCACCGACAGCGACATCTGGCTCACGATGCAGGCCACGGCGCACTTCCTGATCTGGACGATCATCCTGCAGGTACTGATCGGCTTCACGCTGGCCTGGCTGATCAACCGCAAGTTCCGCGGCAACGATCTGTGGACGACGATCATCGTGCTGCCGATGATGTTGTCACCCGCCGTGGTCGGCAACTTCTGGACCTTCCTCTACCAGCCCCAGATCGGCCTCTTCAACTACGTCGTCGCCTTCTTCACTGGCGGCGATCCCACAAGCTTCTCCATGATCGGCGATGTCGGCCTCGCACCCTGGGCGATCGTCATCGTCGACACCTGGATGTGGACACCCTTCGTGATGCTGATCTGCCTCGCGGGCCTGCGTTCGATCCCCGACTACATCTACGAAGCGGCCGAATGCGACCGCGCCTCGAAGTGGCGGCAGTTCTGGACGATTACGGTCCCGATGGTGCTGCCCTTCCTGATGCTCGCGGTGCTCTTCCGAGGCATCGAGAACTTCAAGATGTTCGACCTAGTTGTGCAGTTGACCGGCGGCGGTCCCGGCTCCGTCACCGAGCTCACCTCGATCAACCTCAAGCGCGAGGCCTTTGAGAAATGGCGCACGGGCTACTCCTCAGCCTACGCCATCATCCTCTTCGTCACCGTGTTCGGCCTTGCCTCGATTTATGTGAAGGCGCTCAACAAGGTTAAGGACCGATGA
- a CDS encoding carbohydrate ABC transporter permease has product MSNYSITEPSSRQKRFAGALVVIYALVTLMPLLWIFTTGFKTSSDAIAYPPEITFEPSLEGYINLFTTQTRQTEEYLAENPPQTWYEEIVHEKGMVIAGPSRFGERFLNSTIIGFGSTFLSVFLGTLAAYAFSRYRVPLKDDLLFFILSTRMMPPIAVAIPIFLMFREVGLSDTHLGMIMLYTAVNLSLSVWLLKGFIDEIPREYEEAALIDGYTRFQAFYKVVLPQAATGIAATAVFCLIFSWNEYAFAVLLTSGTAQTAPPFIPTIIGVAGQDWPAVAAGATLFLLPVMVFTILLRKHLLRGITFGAVRK; this is encoded by the coding sequence ATGAGCAACTATTCCATCACCGAGCCGTCGAGCCGGCAGAAGCGGTTCGCAGGCGCACTCGTGGTCATCTACGCGCTGGTCACGCTGATGCCGCTGCTGTGGATCTTCACCACAGGCTTCAAGACCTCGTCGGATGCGATCGCCTATCCGCCGGAGATCACCTTCGAGCCGAGCCTGGAAGGTTACATCAATCTCTTTACTACCCAAACCCGGCAGACCGAGGAGTACCTCGCCGAGAACCCGCCGCAGACCTGGTACGAGGAGATCGTGCACGAGAAGGGCATGGTTATCGCCGGCCCGTCGCGCTTCGGCGAGCGCTTCCTGAACTCCACGATCATCGGCTTCGGTTCGACCTTCCTGTCGGTTTTCCTCGGGACGCTCGCGGCCTACGCCTTCTCGCGCTACCGGGTGCCACTGAAGGACGACCTGCTCTTCTTCATCCTGTCGACACGCATGATGCCGCCGATCGCGGTCGCCATTCCGATCTTCCTGATGTTTCGCGAGGTCGGCCTGTCGGACACGCACCTCGGCATGATCATGCTCTACACTGCGGTGAACCTGTCGCTGTCGGTCTGGCTGCTGAAGGGCTTCATCGACGAGATCCCGCGCGAGTACGAAGAGGCCGCGCTGATCGACGGCTACACACGCTTCCAGGCGTTCTACAAGGTCGTTCTGCCGCAAGCGGCGACCGGTATCGCCGCGACCGCCGTGTTCTGCCTGATCTTCTCCTGGAACGAATACGCCTTTGCGGTCCTGCTGACCTCCGGCACGGCACAGACCGCACCACCGTTCATCCCGACCATCATCGGGGTCGCCGGCCAGGACTGGCCCGCCGTGGCCGCCGGTGCCACGCTCTTCCTGCTGCCGGTCATGGTCTTCACGATCCTGCTTCGCAAGCACCTGCTGCGCGGCATCACCTTCGGGGCGGTGCGCAAATGA
- a CDS encoding methylglyoxal synthase, whose product MTPKRIALVAHDAQKDEIVAWARDNMEALRHHAIWATGTTGQLVADETGLEIKLLKSGPLGGDQQLGAMIAEGQLDILVFFSDPLTSMPHDVDVKALLRISTLMQTVVACNRATADFIFNSSLMDAPSGEAEVRVVG is encoded by the coding sequence ATGACGCCGAAGCGGATCGCCCTTGTCGCGCACGACGCGCAAAAGGACGAAATAGTCGCTTGGGCGCGCGACAATATGGAGGCCCTGCGCCACCACGCTATCTGGGCGACCGGCACGACCGGACAGCTCGTTGCCGATGAGACGGGCCTCGAGATCAAGCTTCTGAAGAGCGGTCCCCTTGGCGGCGATCAGCAACTCGGCGCGATGATCGCCGAGGGACAGCTCGACATCCTTGTCTTCTTCTCCGATCCACTGACCTCAATGCCGCACGATGTCGACGTCAAGGCCCTGCTGCGTATCTCGACGCTCATGCAGACTGTCGTCGCCTGCAACCGCGCGACGGCAGACTTCATCTTCAACTCGAGCCTGATGGACGCACCGTCGGGCGAAGCGGAAGTCAGGGTCGTTGGCTGA
- a CDS encoding ABC transporter ATP-binding protein, whose amino-acid sequence MADIRIQNLCKAFGDFVAVQSSSFKIEDGEFFMLLGPSGCGKTTTLRMIAGLELPTSGEIFINDEEVGQKPASHRDIAFVFQMFALYPHMNVRKNISYPLASQGMPRDQIKQKVAEVAGILGIEDILDSPVSGLSGGDRQRVALGRAIVRNPKCFLMDEPLGALDAEFREHMAEELRALHDRMGATTVYVTHDQLEAMQMGDKIVVMNHGVIEQFGTPQDIYDKPATMFVADFVGSPSMNFLKFHGSVAPDATSVEFNHQIFGVPALREAFTGDMVFGVRPEHVRLTDVAGYRAEIVASEYLGTTQIVSLKTHNGDVKARVPSDRAVRVGDTVGLSFDVSTVTLFDNQSGRAIRSALNEGVLSDG is encoded by the coding sequence TTGGCTGATATCCGCATCCAGAACCTGTGCAAGGCGTTCGGCGATTTCGTCGCCGTGCAGTCCTCCTCGTTCAAGATCGAGGACGGCGAGTTCTTCATGCTGCTGGGCCCGTCGGGCTGCGGCAAGACGACCACGCTGCGCATGATCGCCGGTCTCGAGTTGCCGACCTCGGGCGAGATCTTCATCAATGACGAGGAGGTCGGGCAGAAACCCGCGAGCCACCGCGACATCGCCTTCGTGTTCCAGATGTTTGCACTCTACCCGCACATGAATGTGCGCAAGAACATCAGCTACCCGCTCGCAAGCCAGGGCATGCCGCGCGACCAGATCAAGCAAAAGGTGGCCGAAGTCGCTGGTATCCTGGGCATCGAAGACATTCTGGATTCGCCGGTCAGCGGGCTCTCCGGCGGCGATCGACAGCGCGTCGCGCTGGGGCGTGCGATCGTGCGCAATCCGAAATGTTTCCTGATGGATGAACCGTTGGGTGCGCTTGATGCCGAGTTCCGGGAGCACATGGCCGAGGAGCTGCGCGCCCTTCATGACCGCATGGGCGCGACGACCGTCTATGTCACCCACGACCAGCTCGAAGCCATGCAGATGGGCGACAAGATCGTGGTGATGAACCACGGCGTGATCGAGCAGTTCGGCACGCCTCAGGACATCTACGACAAGCCCGCCACCATGTTCGTCGCAGACTTTGTGGGGTCGCCGTCGATGAACTTCCTGAAGTTCCACGGCAGCGTGGCTCCCGATGCGACAAGCGTCGAATTCAACCACCAGATCTTCGGTGTGCCTGCTCTGCGCGAAGCCTTTACCGGAGACATGGTCTTTGGCGTACGCCCCGAGCATGTCCGCCTCACCGACGTGGCCGGCTATCGCGCGGAGATTGTCGCATCGGAGTATCTGGGGACGACACAGATCGTGTCGCTGAAGACCCACAACGGTGACGTCAAGGCACGTGTGCCGTCCGATCGGGCGGTGCGTGTCGGCGACACGGTCGGCCTCAGCTTCGACGTATCGACCGTGACCCTGTTCGACAACCAGTCCGGCCGCGCTATTCGCTCCGCGCTCAACGAAGGAGTGCTGTCCGATGGCTGA
- a CDS encoding ABC transporter ATP-binding protein encodes MADVVLRNVSKAFGSTGAVEGLDMEITDGAFVVLLGPTGAGKTTTLRLIAGLEKPDGGDIMIDGRSVVSDTPAQRNVAMVFQQYSLYPHMSVRENLAFPLKSPILRTPAEEIERRVQEVADVLHISGKLDNKGTALSGGEMQRVSIGRALVRDPSIFLMDEPLSSLDAKLRATLRVELKRIHANLGATLLYVTHDQIEAMTMADSVGVLDQGRLVQFGAPREIYEDPVSLYVAGRLGIPRVNALPADLFGGAPTGATTIGLRPEHVRQGEGKPAQVIRREHLGDQTRLHLQLEGHDIVTLTDVQTNLEAGDTVQIEPRGALYFDAAGNRIR; translated from the coding sequence ATGGCTGACGTGGTGCTCCGGAATGTCTCCAAGGCCTTCGGGTCGACAGGCGCGGTCGAAGGCCTCGATATGGAGATTACCGATGGCGCCTTTGTGGTTCTGCTCGGACCGACCGGTGCCGGCAAGACCACGACCCTGCGCCTGATCGCCGGCCTGGAAAAGCCGGACGGCGGCGACATCATGATCGACGGCCGGTCCGTGGTGAGCGACACGCCGGCGCAGCGCAACGTGGCGATGGTCTTCCAGCAGTATTCGCTCTACCCTCACATGAGTGTGCGCGAGAACCTCGCTTTCCCGCTCAAGTCGCCGATCCTCAGGACGCCCGCCGAGGAGATCGAGCGTCGGGTACAGGAGGTTGCGGATGTGCTGCACATCTCCGGCAAGCTCGACAACAAGGGGACGGCGCTTTCGGGCGGCGAGATGCAGCGTGTCTCCATCGGTCGTGCCCTGGTCCGGGACCCCTCGATCTTTCTGATGGATGAACCGCTGAGCTCGCTCGACGCCAAGCTTCGGGCGACGCTTCGAGTCGAACTCAAGCGCATTCACGCCAATCTCGGCGCGACGCTGCTCTACGTCACGCACGACCAGATAGAGGCGATGACGATGGCCGACAGTGTTGGCGTGCTCGATCAGGGACGCCTGGTGCAGTTCGGCGCACCGCGTGAGATCTACGAGGATCCGGTCAGCCTCTATGTCGCGGGACGGCTCGGCATCCCGCGTGTCAATGCCTTGCCGGCCGATCTGTTCGGTGGCGCACCGACGGGTGCCACAACGATCGGCCTGCGGCCCGAGCATGTCCGGCAGGGCGAGGGCAAACCGGCCCAGGTGATCCGGCGCGAACACCTGGGTGACCAGACCCGGCTGCACCTTCAGCTCGAAGGCCACGACATCGTCACGCTAACCGATGTCCAAACGAACCTGGAGGCGGGCGACACCGTCCAGATCGAACCGCGCGGCGCGCTCTACTTCGACGCCGCCGGAAACCGCATTCGTTGA
- a CDS encoding dihydroxyacetone kinase subunit DhaK has translation MSQFINSRETLVTEAVDGALRHAGGRLARLDGYPHIKVVVRNDWDRSRVALVSGGGSGHEPSHAGFVGQGMLTAAVCGEVFASPSVDAVLAGILTVTGKSGCLLIVKNYTGDRLNFGLAAERARAFGLNVNMVIVDDDIALPDLPQARGVAGTLFVHKIAGALADQGADLETVTGAARKVIDGVSSIGMSLDSCTVPGNAKGNRIPEGKAELGLGIHGEPGVEQVNFSTAGAAIDMVVDRLAADMAPGPHVALINNLGSATPLEMSVLTEELLSSRIADRIRWVIGPAPLMTSLDMRGFSVSLLPVGNAEETALMAPVACEAWPGCHAVGNIEVLPLPDGLAPIAPMPSSHADNRAFIETCCRLFIKAEDDLNALDLKSGDGDTGSTLATAARALIDALDRLPQADITQLYRAVGLELSQTMGGSSGVLLAIFFTAAGDASASGEDTIGSLKAALERVQEVGGARPGDRTMIDALAPALDSLDAGLAAAARAARNGADATSRIEKARAGRASYIASENLIGHNDPGAEAVALLFEHLSAKTN, from the coding sequence ATGAGCCAGTTCATCAATTCCAGGGAAACGCTTGTCACCGAGGCCGTCGACGGGGCGCTTCGACACGCAGGCGGCAGGCTCGCGCGTCTGGACGGCTACCCGCACATCAAGGTGGTCGTCCGCAACGATTGGGATCGCTCCAGGGTGGCGCTGGTCTCGGGTGGTGGATCGGGTCACGAGCCGAGCCACGCCGGCTTTGTCGGCCAGGGCATGCTGACGGCCGCGGTGTGTGGCGAGGTCTTCGCCTCTCCCTCGGTCGACGCCGTGCTCGCTGGCATTCTCACGGTCACGGGCAAGTCAGGCTGCCTGCTGATCGTCAAGAACTACACTGGTGACCGGCTCAACTTCGGCCTCGCCGCCGAACGGGCACGCGCCTTCGGGCTGAACGTGAACATGGTGATCGTCGATGACGACATCGCCTTGCCCGATTTGCCCCAGGCGCGTGGTGTGGCGGGCACGCTCTTCGTCCACAAGATCGCCGGAGCGCTCGCCGATCAGGGTGCCGACCTGGAGACCGTGACAGGGGCCGCGCGCAAGGTGATCGACGGCGTCTCGTCGATCGGCATGTCGCTCGATTCCTGCACCGTGCCCGGCAATGCCAAGGGCAACCGCATTCCCGAGGGCAAGGCCGAGCTCGGCCTCGGCATTCACGGGGAGCCCGGTGTCGAACAAGTCAACTTCTCGACCGCCGGGGCCGCGATCGACATGGTCGTGGATCGCCTTGCTGCCGACATGGCACCGGGACCGCATGTTGCGCTCATCAACAATCTCGGCAGCGCGACACCGCTCGAGATGTCAGTGCTCACCGAGGAGCTTCTGTCATCCCGGATCGCCGACCGCATTCGCTGGGTTATCGGGCCGGCGCCGTTGATGACCTCGCTCGACATGCGGGGGTTCTCGGTGTCGTTGCTGCCCGTTGGCAATGCCGAGGAAACCGCGCTGATGGCCCCGGTGGCCTGCGAGGCCTGGCCGGGCTGCCACGCCGTCGGCAACATCGAGGTTCTCCCGCTGCCTGACGGTTTGGCGCCGATTGCACCGATGCCGTCCAGCCATGCCGACAACCGCGCCTTCATCGAGACCTGCTGCCGGCTCTTTATCAAGGCCGAGGATGATCTTAACGCGCTCGACCTGAAGTCGGGCGACGGCGACACCGGCAGCACGCTGGCCACGGCGGCGCGAGCGCTGATCGACGCGCTCGATCGCTTGCCACAGGCCGACATCACCCAGCTCTACCGTGCCGTCGGGCTCGAGCTCAGTCAGACAATGGGCGGCTCGTCAGGCGTCCTGCTGGCGATCTTCTTCACTGCGGCGGGCGACGCCTCGGCCAGCGGCGAGGACACGATCGGTTCGCTCAAGGCTGCTCTCGAACGGGTTCAGGAGGTCGGTGGCGCACGGCCCGGTGACCGCACCATGATCGATGCGCTGGCGCCTGCGCTCGACAGTCTTGACGCTGGGCTGGCCGCAGCGGCGCGCGCCGCCCGCAATGGCGCAGACGCCACGTCCCGAATCGAGAAGGCCCGCGCCGGACGCGCAAGCTACATCGCCTCGGAGAACCTGATCGGCCATAACGACCCTGGCGCTGAGGCGGTCGCTCTCCTGTTCGAGCACCTGTCGGCAAAGACGAACTGA
- a CDS encoding Eco57I restriction-modification methylase domain-containing protein gives MAQPLSVQPSFQGFCQITEAVELLANESGIEQRGAIYTKREVVDFILDLVGYTADQPLPEFRLLEPSFGNGDFMIPAIERLLTAAQREPYCFTLEQLAPAIRGVELHRETFERSRKTMRGLMIDHGVTEETIEALLDTWLIQGDFLLCDFDQEFTHTVGNPPYVRQEVIPDVLMCEYRKRYSTIYDRADIYVPFIEQSLRLLVAGGKLSFICADRWMKNRYGKKLRELVSKAYHLVTYIDMVGTDAFHSEVSAYPAITVIEHRTSGQSVNTTRMITRPEIEKSALDKLACELKSPKLKTSSAVREVDNVASGGEPWILENFDAVTLVRRLEARFPKLEEAGCKVGIGVATGADKAFIGEFAELDVEPSRKLPLVMTKDILEGHVEWRGRGVINPFGDDGKLVSLEDFPKLKRYLDERYEQIARRHIATKAPRNWYRTIDRIYPELVCRKKLLIPDIKGDASIVYEGGKLYPHHNLYFITSDEWDVRALQAVMRSGIARLFVSLYSTRMRGGYLRFQAQYLRRIRLPLWESVSEANREQMKRYAGTTDRHQINEIVANLYSLSTDEMVLIEGAHA, from the coding sequence ATGGCGCAACCGCTATCCGTTCAACCATCCTTTCAGGGCTTTTGCCAAATCACAGAAGCCGTAGAGCTGCTAGCGAACGAAAGCGGTATCGAGCAGCGTGGAGCCATCTACACCAAGCGAGAGGTCGTCGACTTCATTCTTGATCTGGTTGGGTACACAGCTGATCAACCTCTCCCGGAGTTCCGCCTTCTCGAGCCATCTTTTGGAAATGGCGATTTCATGATTCCTGCGATCGAGCGGTTATTGACGGCAGCGCAGCGAGAACCTTACTGCTTTACCTTGGAACAACTTGCTCCCGCGATCCGGGGTGTCGAGCTCCATCGAGAGACTTTCGAAAGAAGCCGAAAGACTATGCGTGGGCTTATGATTGATCACGGCGTGACCGAGGAAACTATAGAGGCCCTTCTGGATACTTGGCTCATACAAGGTGACTTCCTCCTATGTGACTTTGATCAGGAATTTACGCACACAGTTGGCAACCCACCGTATGTGCGCCAGGAAGTGATCCCCGATGTACTGATGTGCGAATACCGGAAGCGATACAGCACGATCTACGACCGCGCCGATATCTATGTGCCATTTATCGAACAATCCCTTCGTCTTTTGGTCGCAGGAGGTAAGCTCAGCTTCATTTGTGCTGATCGGTGGATGAAGAACCGCTACGGCAAAAAGCTCCGCGAGCTCGTCAGTAAGGCCTACCACCTTGTGACGTACATTGACATGGTCGGAACGGATGCCTTTCATTCAGAGGTCAGTGCTTATCCGGCTATCACAGTCATAGAACATCGGACGTCTGGTCAGAGCGTAAACACTACGCGCATGATTACTCGCCCCGAGATTGAGAAGAGCGCATTGGATAAACTCGCGTGCGAACTCAAATCGCCCAAGCTGAAGACCTCGAGTGCTGTTCGAGAGGTCGATAACGTCGCATCGGGTGGAGAACCTTGGATTCTCGAGAACTTTGACGCGGTAACGCTAGTACGACGTCTCGAGGCGAGGTTTCCTAAGCTCGAAGAAGCCGGATGCAAGGTCGGCATCGGTGTAGCGACTGGTGCGGACAAGGCCTTCATTGGGGAATTCGCAGAGCTTGATGTTGAGCCATCACGAAAACTTCCCCTCGTTATGACGAAGGACATCCTGGAGGGGCATGTTGAGTGGCGAGGAAGGGGAGTGATTAATCCGTTCGGCGACGACGGTAAGCTAGTCAGCCTCGAGGATTTTCCAAAGCTCAAGCGATACCTGGACGAGCGGTATGAGCAAATCGCAAGACGCCATATTGCCACCAAAGCCCCGCGAAACTGGTATCGCACAATCGACCGCATCTATCCCGAGCTGGTGTGTCGTAAAAAGCTCCTGATCCCCGATATCAAAGGCGATGCATCCATCGTCTATGAGGGTGGAAAGCTCTACCCGCACCACAATCTCTATTTTATCACGTCTGACGAATGGGACGTTCGCGCGCTGCAAGCTGTCATGCGATCTGGTATCGCCCGCCTGTTTGTCTCGCTCTACTCGACCAGGATGCGAGGTGGATATTTGCGGTTTCAGGCGCAATACTTAAGGCGAATAAGACTTCCACTTTGGGAAAGCGTCAGCGAAGCCAACCGCGAACAAATGAAGCGCTACGCGGGAACCACCGATCGCCATCAGATCAACGAGATCGTAGCAAACCTTTACAGCCTTTCGACTGACGAAATGGTCTTGATCGAAGGAGCGCACGCTTAA
- a CDS encoding YihA family ribosome biogenesis GTP-binding protein: MTATDNDDLIPGVGRLLFAQACSFVAAAPTPRALPAPTLPEVAFAGRSNVGKSSLINALTNRKDLAHASKTPGRTRSVNIFNLGGRLHLIDLPGYGYAKAGRVEVASWSRTVDAYLADRSTLRRVCLLLDARRGPTDNDREACEHLDIISTTYQLILTKADKVKKDELDSVIEKARTDLGARPAAFPRMVTTSSRTGLGMADLRDELATLAEPEAVT, from the coding sequence ATGACCGCAACCGACAACGACGACCTGATCCCCGGCGTCGGCCGCCTGCTGTTTGCGCAAGCGTGCAGCTTCGTCGCGGCTGCGCCGACGCCGCGGGCCCTGCCGGCTCCGACCCTGCCGGAGGTCGCCTTCGCCGGTCGCTCGAACGTGGGCAAATCGTCGCTGATCAATGCGCTGACCAACCGCAAGGACCTGGCACACGCATCAAAGACGCCGGGCCGGACCCGTTCGGTCAACATCTTCAACCTTGGCGGACGCCTGCATCTGATCGATCTGCCGGGCTACGGCTACGCCAAGGCGGGTCGGGTCGAGGTGGCGAGCTGGTCGCGCACCGTGGATGCCTACCTGGCCGATCGCAGCACCCTGCGCCGCGTCTGCCTGCTGCTCGACGCCCGTCGCGGCCCGACCGACAACGACCGTGAAGCCTGCGAGCATCTCGACATCATCAGCACGACCTATCAGCTCATACTGACCAAAGCCGACAAGGTGAAGAAGGATGAGCTGGATTCGGTTATCGAGAAGGCCCGCACCGATCTCGGGGCCCGCCCGGCGGCTTTTCCGAGGATGGTGACGACCAGCAGCCGAACCGGCCTGGGCATGGCTGATCTTCGCGACGAACTGGCCACTTTGGCCGAGCCTGAGGCTGTGACATAA
- the argB gene encoding acetylglutamate kinase, producing the protein MDRRDIADKNIGVTKHWLRTAQTLAEALPYLRQFSGHTFVIKYGGHAMGDDELARDFARDIVLIKQVGINPIVVHGGGPQIGAMLKRMNIQSEFVDGLRVTDRESVDVVEMVLAGSINKQIVTAINEEGGRAIGISGKDGRLIEARKLRRTRRDTDSNIEKILDLGFVGEPRKVNAEVFRMFENSDAIPVIAPIGIGNDGDTYNINADTAAGAIAEAVNASKLLMLTDIAGVLDSEGSLISEMTRPEARELFQTGAITDGMIPKLETCLKALDNGVEAAHVLDGRIPHVLLLELFTADGTGTKINA; encoded by the coding sequence ATGGATAGGCGCGACATCGCCGACAAGAACATCGGCGTCACCAAACACTGGCTCAGGACCGCTCAGACCCTGGCAGAGGCCCTGCCCTATCTGCGCCAGTTCTCGGGCCACACCTTCGTCATCAAGTACGGCGGACATGCCATGGGTGACGACGAGCTTGCGCGCGACTTCGCCCGCGACATCGTCCTGATCAAACAGGTCGGCATCAACCCGATCGTCGTGCACGGCGGCGGCCCCCAGATCGGCGCCATGCTCAAGCGCATGAACATCCAGTCGGAGTTCGTCGACGGCCTGCGCGTGACCGACCGGGAATCGGTCGACGTCGTCGAGATGGTTCTGGCGGGATCGATCAACAAACAGATTGTTACGGCGATCAATGAGGAAGGCGGCCGCGCCATCGGTATCTCCGGCAAGGACGGCCGGCTGATCGAGGCGCGCAAGCTGCGCCGGACCCGGCGCGATACCGACTCCAACATCGAGAAGATTCTTGATCTCGGGTTCGTCGGCGAGCCGCGCAAGGTGAACGCCGAGGTCTTTCGCATGTTCGAGAACTCGGATGCGATCCCCGTGATCGCACCGATCGGGATAGGCAACGACGGTGACACCTACAATATCAACGCCGATACGGCCGCAGGCGCGATCGCGGAGGCGGTCAATGCCTCCAAGCTCCTGATGCTGACCGATATCGCCGGCGTGCTCGACAGCGAAGGCTCGCTGATCTCGGAGATGACCAGGCCCGAGGCCAGGGAGCTGTTCCAGACCGGTGCGATCACCGACGGCATGATCCCCAAGCTCGAGACCTGCCTGAAGGCGCTCGACAACGGCGTCGAAGCGGCCCACGTGCTCGACGGGCGCATACCCCACGTCCTGCTGCTCGAACTCTTCACCGCCGACGGCACCGGCACCAAGATCAACGCGTGA
- a CDS encoding pyrimidine 5'-nucleotidase has product MTDDDLERLASVETWIFDLDNTLYAARHNLFDQVEGRITDYVVELLDLPRDEARTVQKQYFRDHGTTLNGLVKLHDCKPEAFLAYVHDIDYSPIPADPDLDRALHALPGRKLVFTNGDAPHAERAMERLGVAHHFDGVFDIVASDYIPKPEPVVYDVLVAEHDIDPRRAVFFEDIARNLKPAKNLGMITVWIEGESVYARAGADDGHIDHRAEELTPWLIALSRSLQGELNR; this is encoded by the coding sequence GTGACCGACGACGACCTCGAGAGACTGGCTTCGGTCGAAACCTGGATCTTCGATCTCGACAACACGCTCTATGCCGCACGGCACAACCTGTTCGACCAGGTCGAGGGCCGGATCACGGACTACGTTGTCGAACTGCTCGACCTGCCGCGTGACGAGGCGCGCACGGTGCAGAAGCAGTACTTCCGCGATCACGGTACCACGCTGAACGGCCTGGTGAAGCTGCACGACTGCAAGCCCGAAGCCTTCCTGGCCTACGTCCACGACATCGACTACTCGCCGATCCCCGCCGATCCCGACCTCGACCGCGCGCTCCACGCCCTGCCCGGCCGCAAGCTTGTCTTCACCAACGGCGACGCACCGCATGCCGAGCGCGCCATGGAGCGGCTCGGCGTGGCGCACCATTTCGACGGCGTCTTCGATATCGTGGCATCCGACTACATCCCGAAGCCTGAACCGGTCGTCTACGACGTGTTGGTCGCAGAACACGACATCGATCCCCGTCGCGCCGTCTTCTTCGAGGACATCGCGCGCAACCTGAAGCCTGCCAAGAACCTCGGCATGATAACGGTCTGGATCGAGGGCGAGAGCGTCTATGCCAGGGCCGGCGCCGACGACGGCCATATCGACCATCGCGCCGAAGAACTGACACCCTGGCTGATCGCACTGAGCAGGTCGCTACAGGGTGAGCTGAACCGATGA